The following DNA comes from Trueperaceae bacterium.
GAGGGCCGCCCCTCGACGACGAACGGACGCAGGGCGTCGGCGATCAGCCCGCGCGGGGTGCCCTGCGCGACGATGCGCCCGCCGTCCATGATCAGGAGGCGGTCGGACAGGCGCTCCGCCTCGTCCATGTAGTGCGTACTCATCAGCAGCGTCGCGCCCCGCGCCTTCAGGTCCGCCAGCTTCTCCCACAACGCCAGGCGCACCTGCGGGTCCAGGCCGGTGGTGGGCTCGTCGAGGATCACCAGGTCGGGATCGCCGACCAGGCCCCGCGCGAGGGTGAGGCGCCGCTTCATGCCGCCCGAGAGGGCGCGCACGTTCACCGTGGCCTTCCCCTCGAGGTCGGCGAACGCCAACAGCTCGTCCGCTCGGCGGCGGGCGTCGGCGGGGGGGAGGCCGTGGTAGCGGCCGTACAGCCGCAGGTTGTCGCGGACGCTGAGCTCCTCGTCGAGGTTGTCGATCTGCGGCACCACCCCGAGCCGCCGCTTGATGGCCCGCGCGTCCCGCCCCGGCGTCAGGCCGAACATCGACAACCGCCCCGACGTGGGGGGCGTCACCTGGTAGAGCATCCGCATCGTCGTCGACTTCCCCGCCCCGTTCGGGCCGAGCAGGCCGAGCACCTCGCCGCGCTTCACCTCGAAATCGACGGCGTCCACCGCGGTGAACGACCCGTAGCGCTTCGTGAGGGCTTCGGCGACGACGACCGGGGGGTCGCCGCCGAGCGCGGCGGCGAGCGGCCCCGGGGTCGGGGCGTCGCCGGGGGATGCGGTGGGGGCGGGATGGGGGGACGTCGCGTCGGGCACGGGAACCTCCGTACGAACGCTACCCGCGATCCGCTTCGGCGTCCACCGGCGCGGAGGCGTCCCCCGCGTGCAGGTGGCCGGCGGCCGCCTCCATCGCGCCGGCCAGGTCGCCGCGCGCGACGTGCCGCGCGAGTTCCGGTCGGCCGGCGAGGCTCGCGAGGAAGGCGTGGTCGGCCTGCCCGATGCCGATCGGGATGAGCGTCACGCCCCGCGCGCGCGCGAGGCGCGCCGCCTCCATCGTGCGGGCGCGGTCGTTGGGGAGCCCGTCGGTGATCAACACGAGCACCCGCCGGCCCCGCCGGAAGCGCAGGCGCCGCAGCGCGGCGTGCAGGCCGGCCGCCATCGCGGTCCGCCCGTACGCGCGGAGGGCGTGCAGCCGCCGCCAGAACCGGTGGGCGTCCAGTCCGGCGCCGGCGACGACGTCGGCGCGACCGGCGAACGCGACCGCGCCGACCGCGTACTCCCGCTGCACCGCCTCGAGGAAGAACCGCAGGGCGCCCTGCCGCATCGCGTCCATCTTGCCGGGGTCCGCCATGCTGGTGGAGTGGTCGAGCACCAGGTACACCACGCCGCGCAGGCGCCGGCGTTTCGGGACGAGCGCGCCGGCGGCGCGCAGCAGGATCGGGGTGCGCCCGGAGGGCGCGTCGAGGGGTTCCGCGAGCGCCTCCCCGGGGGCGTCCGGGTCGGGCGGGGGGTCGGCCTCGGCCATCGGTCCGGAGGATACGCGCCGGCCGGCGCGACGCCCGTGTCCTCCGGGCCGCCCCCCGAGGGGGCGCGGTCGCTCAGGAGGCGGGTGCCGCCCGGCGGGCGCGGCGCAGGCGGGCGCCGTAGGCAAGCGCGCCCGCCAGCAGCAGGACCGAACCGACCGCGCCGGCGGCGCTCATGACGCCGAACCCGTAGGCGGCGAACACGACCCCGCCCAGCAGGCTGGCGGTGGCCGAC
Coding sequences within:
- a CDS encoding ABC transporter ATP-binding protein translates to MPDATSPHPAPTASPGDAPTPGPLAAALGGDPPVVVAEALTKRYGSFTAVDAVDFEVKRGEVLGLLGPNGAGKSTTMRMLYQVTPPTSGRLSMFGLTPGRDARAIKRRLGVVPQIDNLDEELSVRDNLRLYGRYHGLPPADARRRADELLAFADLEGKATVNVRALSGGMKRRLTLARGLVGDPDLVILDEPTTGLDPQVRLALWEKLADLKARGATLLMSTHYMDEAERLSDRLLIMDGGRIVAQGTPRGLIADALRPFVVEGRPSAGEEAPFARLADAVGEPLQRSGGRVAVFVDDGPAALRQVLADGAHPDATFVRPADLEDLFLRLTGHGLRE
- a CDS encoding vWA domain-containing protein codes for the protein MAEADPPPDPDAPGEALAEPLDAPSGRTPILLRAAGALVPKRRRLRGVVYLVLDHSTSMADPGKMDAMRQGALRFFLEAVQREYAVGAVAFAGRADVVAGAGLDAHRFWRRLHALRAYGRTAMAAGLHAALRRLRFRRGRRVLVLITDGLPNDRARTMEAARLARARGVTLIPIGIGQADHAFLASLAGRPELARHVARGDLAGAMEAAAGHLHAGDASAPVDAEADRG